The Algoriphagus sp. TR-M9 genome has a window encoding:
- a CDS encoding YbjQ family protein, translating into MIVTTTNSLDGYSITDYLGIVSGETIIGANVFKDFFASITDIVGGRSAAYERVLREAKATAMSEMEMQARAFGANAIIGIDLDYETIRDGMLMVTASGTAVKILKS; encoded by the coding sequence ATGATTGTCACTACCACAAACTCACTGGATGGCTATTCCATCACAGATTACCTTGGAATAGTATCCGGCGAAACCATCATCGGAGCCAATGTATTTAAGGACTTTTTCGCTAGCATCACGGATATCGTAGGTGGAAGATCAGCCGCATACGAGCGTGTGCTGAGAGAAGCAAAGGCTACGGCCATGTCCGAAATGGAAATGCAGGCCCGGGCTTTTGGCGCCAATGCAATAATAGGAATAGACTTGGATTACGAGACTATACGCGACGGCATGCTTATGGTCACTGCAAGCGGTACAGCCGTAAAAATCCTTAAGTCATAA
- a CDS encoding TIGR02757 family protein gives MQDLKGFLDEKVGQYNQPGFIPLDPISIPHRFSKREDIEITGFFASILAWGQRKTIINKCLELFRMMDDAPHDFLLHHQESDLKVFLNFKHRTFNDIDALYFIHFLSWFYRRHTSLEDAFILGQNGTQNAMENMLIEFKEYFFSLPEAPVRTQKHIASPARKSACKRINMYLRWMVRQDAQGVDFGLWKRISPAQLVCPCDLHVDRVARKLGLIQRKQTDWLTAMELTERLREFDPEDPVKYDFALFGLGVEEKF, from the coding sequence ATGCAGGATCTGAAGGGTTTTTTGGATGAGAAAGTAGGGCAATACAATCAGCCCGGATTTATTCCTCTGGATCCGATTTCCATTCCCCATAGATTTTCGAAAAGAGAGGATATAGAAATCACCGGTTTTTTTGCTTCCATTTTGGCCTGGGGCCAAAGAAAAACTATCATTAATAAGTGCCTTGAGCTGTTCAGAATGATGGACGATGCTCCCCATGATTTTTTGCTTCATCATCAGGAAAGTGATCTGAAAGTTTTTCTCAATTTCAAACATAGAACGTTCAATGACATAGATGCCCTTTATTTCATTCACTTTCTGAGCTGGTTCTATCGAAGACATACTTCCTTGGAGGATGCATTTATTTTGGGACAAAACGGGACTCAGAACGCTATGGAGAATATGTTGATCGAGTTCAAGGAGTATTTCTTTTCCCTTCCGGAGGCTCCAGTGCGCACCCAAAAGCATATTGCTTCTCCAGCTAGAAAGTCCGCTTGCAAAAGGATCAATATGTACCTGAGGTGGATGGTGCGCCAGGACGCTCAGGGAGTGGATTTTGGGCTTTGGAAACGAATCTCACCTGCCCAGCTGGTCTGTCCATGTGACCTGCATGTAGACCGTGTGGCACGTAAACTTGGCCTAATTCAGCGAAAGCAAACCGACTGGCTTACGGCTATGGAGTTGACCGAACGGCTACGTGAATTTGATCCTGAGGACCCTGTCAAATATGATTTTGCGCTATTTGGATTAGGGGTAGAGGAGAAGTTTTAA
- a CDS encoding (2Fe-2S) ferredoxin domain-containing protein, which translates to MWIDDAGSSRRVMKHSRKLIFICNGSDCKKAGAKKLGKELKSQCNSTGLKGTCKLIKTKCMDMCKTAPNVIVGDHFCKKTDVDKVMVQLKKS; encoded by the coding sequence ATGTGGATTGATGATGCAGGCAGTAGCAGGAGGGTAATGAAGCACAGTAGAAAATTGATATTTATTTGCAACGGTTCAGATTGTAAAAAAGCGGGTGCAAAAAAGCTTGGGAAGGAACTCAAAAGCCAGTGCAATTCTACTGGGTTAAAAGGCACTTGCAAGTTGATCAAAACCAAATGCATGGACATGTGCAAGACAGCTCCCAATGTGATCGTCGGGGATCATTTTTGTAAAAAAACCGACGTGGATAAAGTAATGGTACAACTAAAAAAGTCCTGA
- a CDS encoding DUF819 family protein: MEEQTPLLTNDAVVFGLLMAILALIFATSASSNNYWKKFYSVVPTVLLCYFIPALANTFGLISGESSGLYAVASRYLLPASLVLFTISIDIKAVLKLGPKAITMFLAGTLGIMLGGPLALLTVGTFAPELLGGSGPEEVWRGLSTIAGSWIGGGANQTAMLEVFGPSPALFSQMIAVDVLVANLWMAVLLYWAAKPEVVDKLFKADSSKIYTLRDRIEEFRKGIMKIPTLADTMTILGVGFGVTGLAHLIADQIAPFIAENYPSLKQYSLDSAFFWIVVIATTSGLMLSFTKARNLEGAGASRMGSVLLYVLVATIGMQMDLGAVLDNPLLFVVGIIWMIFHILIMLIVAFIIKAPFFYVAVGSQANVGGAASAPIVAAAFDASLAPVGVLLAVIGYAAGTYGAYLCGLMMQAVAGG, from the coding sequence ATGGAAGAACAAACTCCCTTGCTCACGAACGATGCCGTGGTTTTTGGCTTATTAATGGCCATACTGGCATTGATTTTCGCCACTTCAGCCAGTAGCAATAACTATTGGAAAAAGTTTTATAGTGTAGTACCTACCGTTCTGCTTTGCTATTTTATCCCTGCCTTAGCCAATACTTTTGGACTGATTTCAGGCGAATCCTCCGGTTTATATGCCGTAGCAAGTCGCTATTTGTTGCCAGCTTCCTTGGTTCTTTTCACCATTAGTATAGATATCAAGGCAGTTTTGAAATTAGGGCCGAAGGCGATCACCATGTTTTTGGCAGGGACGCTGGGCATTATGCTGGGCGGACCACTTGCTTTGCTTACTGTGGGGACTTTTGCACCTGAGCTGCTAGGGGGTAGCGGGCCAGAGGAAGTCTGGCGAGGCTTGTCCACCATTGCGGGTTCATGGATAGGAGGAGGCGCTAATCAAACGGCCATGCTCGAGGTTTTTGGCCCTAGTCCAGCCCTTTTCAGCCAGATGATTGCTGTGGATGTTTTAGTGGCCAATTTATGGATGGCTGTGCTTTTATACTGGGCAGCGAAGCCAGAAGTAGTCGATAAGCTTTTCAAGGCTGATTCCTCTAAAATATATACGCTAAGAGACAGAATCGAGGAGTTTCGCAAAGGTATAATGAAAATCCCTACACTTGCCGATACCATGACTATCCTGGGAGTTGGGTTTGGAGTCACCGGCTTGGCACATTTGATAGCTGATCAGATTGCTCCTTTCATCGCTGAAAATTATCCCTCCCTGAAGCAATACTCATTGGATTCAGCTTTTTTCTGGATTGTGGTAATTGCTACCACCTCAGGTCTGATGCTTTCGTTTACCAAAGCCAGGAATCTGGAAGGGGCAGGGGCATCTAGGATGGGTAGTGTATTACTCTATGTGCTGGTAGCTACTATAGGTATGCAGATGGATTTGGGTGCGGTACTGGATAATCCACTACTTTTCGTGGTTGGGATTATTTGGATGATATTCCATATTTTGATTATGCTAATAGTGGCATTTATTATCAAAGCACCGTTCTTTTATGTGGCGGTGGGCTCTCAGGCTAACGTGGGTGGGGCAGCTTCGGCTCCTATTGTGGCAGCTGCATTTGATGCTTCTTTGGCACCGGTGGGCGTACTACTAGCAGTGATAGGATACGCAGCAGGGACTTATGGCGCATATCTATGTGGATTGATGATGCAGGCAGTAGCAGGAGGGTAA
- a CDS encoding NUDIX hydrolase: MEFGLVKDLLIKGMSYPLPGKSAQVKMSPMPVDQRRFEENLPAYHRKGAVLILFYPDQNQALFPLIKRPEYPGVHSGQIALPGGKMEDFDADIIATALREANEEVGVKPDSVEIIGQMSDLFIPASNFLVSPVIGFSEEIPDFVPEEREVERIIQASVKTLFEPSYRKKKILTLSNNFKLDTPYFEVDQEVVWGATAMILSELLGIFENGKG, from the coding sequence ATGGAGTTTGGACTGGTAAAAGACTTGCTTATCAAAGGAATGAGCTACCCACTCCCAGGAAAGTCTGCTCAGGTCAAGATGTCTCCAATGCCGGTGGATCAAAGGAGATTTGAAGAGAATTTACCTGCTTACCATAGAAAAGGGGCTGTTTTGATACTTTTTTATCCAGATCAAAATCAGGCCTTATTTCCCCTGATCAAGCGACCGGAGTACCCTGGAGTACATAGTGGGCAGATTGCCTTGCCAGGAGGAAAAATGGAAGATTTTGATGCGGATATCATAGCCACAGCACTGCGCGAAGCAAATGAAGAAGTGGGGGTTAAGCCTGATAGTGTGGAAATTATAGGTCAGATGAGTGATCTTTTCATTCCAGCTAGCAATTTTTTGGTCAGTCCGGTAATAGGCTTTAGCGAGGAGATCCCGGATTTTGTGCCGGAAGAGCGGGAAGTGGAGCGAATCATTCAAGCTTCGGTCAAAACACTGTTCGAGCCAAGCTACCGAAAAAAGAAAATTCTTACGCTCAGTAATAATTTTAAATTGGACACGCCTTATTTCGAAGTGGATCAAGAAGTCGTTTGGGGCGCTACAGCGATGATCTTAAGTGAATTGCTGGGGATCTTCGAAAATGGAAAGGGGTAG
- the aceK gene encoding bifunctional isocitrate dehydrogenase kinase/phosphatase, with protein MNLSLANQLADKILSGYITYMEMFNIYTRLAPRYFSEKAWHAIQLNHKQRLRLYKDLLFPLAAECKDMLQDKVADVELWKAVKHEFSHLVCERSDIELAETFFNSAIRKIFPKMTVDQDLMFVMEGYESCSILESSDLIRTYPTSLGLEKVLRKILDDYDFGAPFMDKEQDIKFLTESVRKVILTRYRVAPDTKTQILKSVFYRNKAAYLIGRTFLGHKWMPFIIPVMHGPKGVFVDTLIFDPNLMSSMFSFTRSYFMVEAEVPSQIVGFLNSVIPHKKIHELYNAIGFNKHGKTLFYRDFLHHLNTSEDKFEVAPGIKGMVMTVFTLPSLNIVFKLIKDHFEPPKNMTRQEVKDKYKLVSLHDRVGRMADTHEFEYFSIPLDRVSEELMIELRKTTNSLLKIDGDQLVIKHLYTERKMEPLNMFLEHCDTEDGIRAVKGYGRAILQLAQANIFPGDMMTKNFGLTRQRRVIFYDYDEIEFLTDMNFRAKPKAETYEQIYASEPWYDIAKNDVFPEDFRRWMIGRKDIKEEFISYHEKLFDPKHWQEIQQKIRNGELLHAFPYPEEIRFRPEEKI; from the coding sequence ATGAATTTATCTCTTGCTAATCAGCTTGCCGACAAAATCCTTTCCGGCTACATCACCTACATGGAAATGTTCAACATTTACACCCGGTTAGCTCCCCGATATTTCAGTGAAAAAGCCTGGCATGCAATCCAGCTCAACCACAAGCAAAGACTCAGACTCTACAAGGATTTACTTTTCCCACTTGCTGCAGAATGCAAGGATATGCTTCAAGATAAAGTAGCCGATGTAGAGTTATGGAAAGCAGTGAAACATGAATTTAGCCACTTAGTCTGCGAAAGATCGGACATAGAACTGGCAGAAACTTTTTTCAATTCTGCTATCCGGAAGATTTTCCCGAAAATGACAGTCGATCAGGATCTGATGTTTGTCATGGAAGGCTATGAATCCTGTTCCATTTTAGAGTCCAGTGATCTGATCCGAACCTACCCTACTTCCCTTGGACTGGAGAAGGTGCTGCGCAAAATCCTAGATGATTATGACTTTGGTGCACCCTTTATGGATAAGGAGCAGGATATCAAATTCCTTACTGAGAGTGTACGCAAGGTGATTTTGACTAGATACAGGGTAGCACCAGATACCAAAACCCAGATCCTGAAATCTGTGTTTTACAGAAATAAAGCTGCTTATTTGATAGGAAGGACATTTTTGGGACATAAGTGGATGCCCTTTATCATTCCTGTCATGCATGGTCCCAAAGGAGTATTTGTGGACACCTTGATTTTTGATCCAAATTTGATGAGTAGCATGTTCAGCTTTACCCGATCCTACTTTATGGTGGAAGCGGAAGTACCTTCGCAGATCGTAGGTTTTTTGAACTCTGTGATTCCGCACAAAAAAATCCACGAGCTCTATAATGCCATAGGCTTTAATAAACATGGAAAAACACTCTTTTATAGGGATTTTCTTCACCACTTAAACACGAGTGAGGACAAATTTGAAGTTGCTCCCGGAATCAAAGGCATGGTGATGACTGTGTTTACCTTGCCTTCTTTGAATATAGTTTTTAAGCTGATCAAGGATCACTTCGAGCCGCCGAAAAACATGACCAGACAAGAAGTGAAGGATAAGTACAAATTGGTATCCCTGCACGACAGGGTGGGAAGAATGGCCGACACCCACGAATTTGAATACTTCAGCATCCCACTGGACCGGGTGAGTGAGGAACTCATGATAGAACTCCGCAAAACCACCAATTCTCTGCTAAAAATCGATGGGGATCAGCTGGTCATCAAGCACCTGTACACCGAGCGTAAAATGGAACCGCTAAACATGTTTCTGGAGCATTGTGATACAGAAGATGGTATCAGAGCAGTCAAAGGTTACGGCCGAGCCATTCTGCAGCTCGCTCAGGCCAATATCTTCCCGGGTGATATGATGACCAAAAACTTTGGGCTTACCCGACAGCGGAGGGTTATTTTTTATGATTACGATGAGATTGAGTTTTTGACCGATATGAACTTCCGGGCCAAGCCCAAAGCCGAAACCTATGAGCAGATCTACGCCTCTGAGCCTTGGTATGACATTGCCAAAAACGACGTGTTCCCGGAAGATTTCAGGCGCTGGATGATAGGCAGAAAGGACATTAAAGAGGAGTTCATTTCCTATCACGAAAAGCTCTTTGATCCGAAACACTGGCAGGAAATCCAGCAGAAAATCAGAAATGGTGAACTGCTACATGCCTTTCCCTATCCGGAAGAAATCCGATTCAGACCGGAAGAAAAAATTTAA
- a CDS encoding PAS domain S-box protein — MSIFKQFDISDVFNEIKDPLFIIDSEEVIFCNKYFTEQYKPIGDSWRALFASEEIEELLDIFFNGGVAPTKHLYKPLPDKEGNLRGIEWAFINLPSSYSDRFMIVRGHEVSNPRIAEKEPELLHSQVDFYKALHYVQGIISNSHDLTSILDENGKFKFISAIASERLGFPAKDLLGKSIWSFMDSGDLKVVKGDLEEVFQTKGELTIDLWFLNKHGKKIYLESYAKNLLDDPIVNGVLLSSRDITEYVQADQALERRLKSENFLSQISVILLKSRSKSMGDLFQESLQYLIEYVQARYAQILVSNLDTQRLEMLSEAGSFPESSVKLSLRLLVRENLEALKDSTVISTLLKGLQVSLIPMFANQQLRGVIVLCPQGEKIENEDVRALRQLADMLAGTYDNYSLTQRMERNEKLLATTELLSKSGSWRFSTSKQRFYISPGLSRLFGFEGDLDSADFATLVYKIDKSTRVEFVSKLKLAINEGVKSSGDFEITSAEGKTSYIHFEIDAEQNHLTKTIEVFGFCNDVTHKRASEEYLKLQSQILAQVSDPILVTDLGLHVIYKNEAAESIWGSKGDLEGKPYLTNLIQILFKENESLPDLVGALVNGHIWKNVRYIENGPQSSPFEISIKSIQSELGDRIGYSFIMRDLSDKYESEKIARKAQLIVENSPAVLFSVKPERNFEISYISENISQYGYSAEHLLGKSLLELLHPEDVAKIQEYTSKLESDSNIPSFSGEYRIMKPDGTFTWVEDRTVDIREDADRIILHQGYFQDITDRKRLEELRREKDKQYRILASNIPKTNVFLLDGDRRYILAEGTNFDFWNLSPEDFEGKLITEASVTGASNLAPILDRVYFKREIVETEFPFKDRHYHRTLRPIIENDEVKFVLSLVRDITDEFEAKENLVYSEEKYRSLVEESTEIIFSLTETFELYYVSPNVQQFLGYEAEEVIGTSIFQYLNPEDLSVFNDMLSDSKKFLQENQFLEFRLMHKNGQFRVFNSNGRLVPGKGGEGNFYTGIARDISELKQAQKDLYKAKENAEQALKAKSQFLSVMTHEIRTPMNAVIGLAHFLMEEDPRPDQMENLQTLQFSAENLMGLINDILDFSKIESGKVSLEHVPFDLRLSMNRIVHTHSFQAKEKNLKVLALIDDKIPRQVVGDPVRIGQIINNLLSNAIKFTEKGQIEIKLELVDAWKAGLKIRFSVKDSGIGIPESKIPTIFEAFTQASSSITRKFGGTGLGLTIVNKLLELHESKIDVHSSLGVGTTFKFELKFRKVDDSVGQESKKEMNTAKALPQASILVAEDNMVNQILIKKFLKKWNSGNLVVTSNGQEAIDVFEQEKFDIVLLDIQMPVLDGFSTARLIREHADDDKKNVPILLLSAASYHEISEEMMEIGINDFVPKPFTPETLYEKLTEYLHTKDQN; from the coding sequence ATGAGTATATTTAAGCAGTTTGATATTTCAGATGTATTCAATGAAATAAAGGATCCCCTGTTTATTATAGATTCTGAGGAGGTAATTTTTTGTAATAAGTACTTCACCGAGCAATATAAACCTATTGGGGATTCATGGAGAGCACTTTTTGCATCGGAGGAAATTGAGGAGCTTTTAGACATTTTTTTTAATGGCGGTGTGGCGCCGACCAAACACTTATACAAACCTTTGCCGGATAAAGAAGGAAACCTGAGGGGAATAGAATGGGCTTTTATCAATCTTCCCTCTAGCTATTCCGATCGGTTCATGATCGTAAGGGGTCATGAAGTTTCAAACCCTAGAATTGCAGAAAAAGAACCGGAACTACTCCATTCGCAGGTGGACTTTTACAAAGCGCTGCATTATGTCCAAGGGATTATTTCCAATAGCCACGACTTGACCTCAATTCTTGATGAAAATGGGAAATTCAAGTTTATCAGCGCCATTGCCAGTGAGCGGCTAGGGTTTCCTGCCAAGGATTTGTTAGGAAAAAGTATCTGGAGTTTTATGGACTCAGGAGACCTAAAAGTGGTCAAAGGAGACTTGGAGGAGGTATTTCAGACCAAGGGTGAACTCACTATTGATCTTTGGTTTCTGAATAAACATGGAAAAAAAATATACCTGGAATCCTATGCCAAAAATCTACTGGATGACCCTATAGTTAATGGAGTATTGCTGAGTTCCCGAGATATCACCGAGTATGTGCAGGCAGATCAAGCGCTGGAGCGTAGATTGAAAAGTGAGAATTTTCTCAGTCAAATTTCTGTCATTCTGTTGAAATCCCGCTCAAAGTCAATGGGGGATTTATTCCAGGAATCCCTGCAATACCTCATAGAATATGTGCAGGCTAGATATGCTCAGATCTTGGTTTCAAACTTAGATACTCAAAGGCTGGAAATGCTGTCTGAGGCGGGGAGCTTTCCAGAATCCAGCGTGAAGTTATCCTTAAGGCTTTTGGTCCGTGAAAACCTGGAGGCTTTAAAGGACTCCACTGTTATCTCTACCTTGTTAAAGGGGCTTCAGGTGTCCTTGATCCCTATGTTTGCCAATCAGCAACTGCGAGGTGTAATCGTCCTTTGTCCGCAAGGAGAAAAAATAGAAAATGAAGATGTGCGGGCTTTACGACAGCTTGCAGACATGCTTGCGGGTACTTATGACAACTATTCGCTCACGCAAAGAATGGAGCGAAACGAGAAGTTGTTGGCGACTACTGAATTACTTTCCAAGTCTGGTTCTTGGCGTTTTAGTACCTCCAAACAACGCTTTTACATTTCGCCAGGTCTTTCAAGGTTGTTTGGCTTTGAAGGTGATTTGGACTCAGCGGACTTTGCTACGTTGGTCTATAAAATTGATAAATCCACTCGGGTGGAGTTTGTGAGCAAGCTCAAGTTGGCCATCAACGAAGGAGTGAAATCATCGGGTGATTTTGAAATTACCAGTGCCGAAGGGAAAACCTCCTATATACACTTTGAAATTGATGCAGAGCAAAACCATTTGACCAAGACGATTGAGGTTTTCGGGTTTTGCAATGATGTCACGCATAAGCGGGCTTCGGAGGAGTATCTTAAACTCCAAAGCCAGATATTAGCCCAGGTCAGCGATCCTATACTTGTGACTGATCTAGGACTTCATGTGATTTATAAAAATGAGGCAGCTGAAAGCATTTGGGGATCCAAAGGTGATTTGGAGGGCAAGCCCTATCTGACCAATCTGATCCAGATCCTGTTTAAGGAAAATGAATCCTTACCTGATTTAGTCGGCGCTTTAGTCAATGGGCACATTTGGAAAAATGTACGCTATATAGAAAATGGCCCACAGTCTAGTCCATTTGAAATATCTATAAAATCTATTCAATCTGAACTTGGTGATAGGATTGGTTACTCATTTATAATGAGGGATTTATCTGACAAGTACGAAAGCGAGAAAATCGCCAGGAAGGCACAGCTGATAGTGGAAAACAGCCCTGCTGTACTATTCAGCGTAAAGCCAGAGCGAAACTTTGAAATCAGCTATATATCTGAAAATATCAGTCAGTATGGTTATTCAGCCGAGCACTTACTAGGGAAATCTCTGCTCGAATTGCTTCATCCGGAAGACGTGGCCAAAATCCAAGAATACACCTCTAAACTTGAATCTGATTCCAATATTCCTTCATTTTCCGGAGAGTATAGAATTATGAAGCCGGATGGGACCTTTACTTGGGTAGAAGACCGAACTGTGGATATCCGCGAAGATGCAGATCGGATTATTCTCCATCAGGGCTATTTTCAGGATATTACCGATAGAAAAAGACTGGAGGAACTGCGTCGGGAAAAAGATAAGCAGTATAGGATCTTGGCATCAAATATTCCGAAAACGAATGTTTTTCTGCTGGATGGTGACCGAAGGTACATTTTGGCAGAAGGGACGAATTTCGATTTTTGGAATCTATCCCCCGAAGACTTTGAAGGGAAGCTGATCACTGAAGCTTCTGTCACGGGCGCTTCGAATTTGGCCCCCATTTTAGATAGAGTTTATTTCAAAAGGGAAATCGTGGAAACGGAGTTTCCTTTCAAGGATCGCCATTACCACCGAACACTCCGGCCCATAATTGAAAATGATGAAGTGAAGTTTGTACTCAGCTTGGTCAGGGATATTACCGATGAGTTCGAGGCGAAAGAAAATCTGGTCTATTCTGAAGAAAAGTATAGAAGCTTAGTGGAAGAGTCGACAGAAATTATCTTTTCCCTGACAGAGACTTTTGAATTGTACTATGTGTCTCCCAATGTCCAACAATTTCTGGGGTATGAGGCAGAAGAGGTCATAGGGACATCCATTTTCCAATATCTGAACCCTGAGGATTTGAGTGTATTCAACGATATGCTGTCAGACTCTAAGAAATTTCTGCAGGAAAATCAGTTTCTGGAATTCAGGCTGATGCATAAAAACGGACAGTTCAGGGTTTTCAATTCTAACGGAAGATTAGTCCCCGGTAAAGGAGGAGAGGGCAATTTCTATACCGGCATAGCCAGGGATATTTCTGAACTGAAACAGGCACAAAAAGATCTCTATAAGGCAAAGGAAAATGCGGAACAGGCATTAAAGGCCAAATCCCAGTTTCTATCAGTAATGACGCATGAAATTCGTACTCCAATGAATGCGGTGATAGGTTTAGCGCACTTTCTAATGGAAGAAGACCCTAGACCCGACCAAATGGAAAATCTGCAAACCTTGCAGTTTTCTGCTGAAAACCTGATGGGATTGATCAATGATATTCTTGATTTCAGTAAGATAGAATCCGGCAAGGTAAGTCTGGAGCATGTGCCTTTTGACCTCAGGTTAAGCATGAATAGAATTGTGCATACACATAGTTTTCAGGCCAAAGAAAAGAATCTGAAGGTACTGGCGCTGATTGATGATAAAATTCCAAGACAAGTAGTAGGGGACCCGGTGCGTATCGGTCAAATCATCAATAACTTACTGTCAAACGCCATAAAGTTTACAGAAAAGGGACAGATCGAAATCAAATTAGAACTGGTAGACGCTTGGAAAGCCGGCTTAAAGATCAGATTTAGTGTAAAGGATTCAGGCATAGGTATTCCTGAATCTAAAATCCCTACTATATTTGAGGCCTTTACACAGGCATCGTCTTCGATTACCAGAAAGTTTGGGGGTACCGGCTTAGGGCTAACCATAGTCAATAAACTACTCGAGCTTCATGAGTCCAAGATCGATGTGCATTCCAGCCTTGGTGTTGGAACTACATTTAAATTTGAATTGAAATTTAGAAAAGTGGATGATTCAGTGGGCCAGGAGTCCAAAAAAGAAATGAATACAGCTAAAGCTTTGCCGCAAGCATCTATTTTGGTGGCTGAGGATAATATGGTCAATCAGATCTTGATCAAAAAATTCCTTAAAAAGTGGAACTCCGGTAATCTGGTGGTAACCTCTAACGGGCAAGAAGCAATAGATGTATTTGAGCAAGAAAAGTTTGATATAGTGCTTTTGGATATTCAAATGCCTGTTTTGGATGGTTTTTCTACAGCAAGATTAATTCGGGAACATGCTGACGATGATAAAAAAAATGTTCCTATACTTTTGCTTTCGGCGGCTTCCTATCACGAAATAAGTGAGGAAATGATGGAAATAGGAATTAATGATTTTGTACCTAAACCATTTACCCCGGAAACCCTCTATGAAAAATTAACCGAATATCTTCATACAAAAGATCAGAATTGA
- a CDS encoding homocysteine S-methyltransferase family protein — MQNRTESLLQQLSKRVLILDGAMGTMIQRYTLTEEDFRTPELADHPKALKGNNDLLSLSRPDIIKAIHAEYLKAGSDIIETNTFSATTIAQADYDLSDFAYAINLESAKIAREITEEFTKKNPDQPRFVAGAIGPTNRTASLSPDVNDPGYRAITFDQLAEAYSEQVRGLLDGGSDILLVETIFDTLNAKAALYAIQEVFEEREIPLDPREGGIPIMISGTITDASGRTLSGQTTEAFLISVSHVPLLSVGLNCALGAKELRPYLKVLANKAPFYVSAYPNAGLPNEFGQYDQNAEEMASQVRDFLKEGMLNILGGCCGTTPEHISALAQLAGNYQPRKLNQEELEETLD; from the coding sequence ATGCAAAACAGAACGGAATCCCTACTTCAGCAACTTTCAAAACGAGTCTTGATCCTTGATGGAGCTATGGGGACTATGATTCAGCGCTATACGCTGACGGAGGAGGATTTCAGAACTCCGGAGCTGGCAGATCATCCCAAAGCTCTGAAGGGGAATAATGATTTGCTGTCATTAAGTCGTCCAGATATTATCAAAGCCATCCACGCTGAATACCTCAAGGCCGGCTCGGATATCATAGAAACCAATACATTTTCAGCTACTACCATTGCCCAGGCTGATTATGATCTTTCGGATTTTGCCTACGCCATTAATCTGGAGTCAGCCAAAATAGCCAGAGAGATTACGGAGGAATTTACCAAAAAGAATCCAGATCAACCTAGGTTTGTGGCAGGTGCTATAGGCCCTACCAATAGGACAGCTTCTCTGTCTCCCGATGTCAATGACCCGGGCTATAGAGCCATTACTTTTGACCAATTGGCAGAGGCCTATTCAGAGCAGGTAAGAGGCTTATTGGATGGAGGTTCTGATATTTTGTTGGTTGAAACCATATTTGATACCCTGAATGCAAAAGCAGCTTTGTATGCTATTCAGGAGGTTTTTGAAGAAAGAGAAATTCCGCTTGATCCAAGGGAAGGCGGGATTCCGATTATGATTTCAGGTACCATCACAGACGCATCTGGACGCACCTTATCCGGTCAGACTACAGAGGCATTTTTAATCTCCGTATCGCATGTGCCCTTACTTTCTGTAGGCTTAAACTGTGCTTTGGGAGCCAAAGAATTGAGACCCTATTTGAAAGTTTTGGCTAATAAGGCACCTTTTTATGTGAGTGCATATCCTAATGCGGGACTGCCTAATGAGTTTGGCCAGTATGATCAAAATGCCGAAGAAATGGCTAGTCAGGTCAGGGACTTTTTGAAAGAAGGCATGCTGAATATTTTAGGAGGCTGCTGTGGCACTACACCTGAGCATATTTCAGCTTTGGCGCAGCTGGCAGGCAATTATCAGCCTAGAAAATTAAATCAAGAAGAATTAGAAGAAACGTTGGACTGA